In a single window of the Ancylobacter polymorphus genome:
- a CDS encoding DUF3489 domain-containing protein codes for MAKLTDAQLVVLSKAAQREDRAVELPSQLTARFVKALEALIERGLLEDVPSERAMPVWRHSEETNEPRALIITELGLVAIGVIAGGAPGAGEAADDGTPAVATELAPATQPKNADPARIPAAVKPGRKTPCPSAPVAAKEMHAKAPAACAAKSVKPQAASKPASDPAPGGKTAAVIKLLERKDGASIAALIEATGWLPHSTRAALTGLRKKGYAIERGKARDKTTTVYRIAKAPAGKAA; via the coding sequence ATGGCAAAACTTACTGATGCCCAGCTTGTTGTTCTGTCCAAAGCCGCCCAGCGCGAGGACCGCGCGGTAGAGCTTCCCAGCCAACTCACTGCGCGCTTCGTCAAGGCGCTGGAGGCCCTCATCGAGCGTGGTCTTCTCGAAGACGTGCCGAGCGAGCGGGCGATGCCGGTCTGGCGGCACAGCGAAGAGACCAACGAGCCGCGCGCACTCATCATCACCGAACTCGGCCTGGTCGCGATCGGCGTCATTGCCGGCGGCGCACCGGGAGCCGGCGAGGCGGCCGATGACGGCACTCCCGCCGTCGCGACGGAGCTGGCTCCTGCCACCCAACCCAAGAATGCGGATCCGGCCAGGATTCCGGCAGCGGTAAAACCGGGCCGCAAAACCCCGTGCCCATCCGCGCCCGTGGCCGCCAAGGAGATGCACGCCAAGGCGCCTGCGGCTTGCGCGGCCAAGAGCGTCAAACCGCAAGCCGCGTCCAAACCCGCATCCGACCCTGCGCCCGGCGGCAAGACCGCGGCGGTGATCAAGCTGCTCGAGCGTAAGGACGGCGCCTCGATCGCGGCCTTGATCGAGGCCACCGGCTGGTTGCCGCATTCGACGCGGGCGGCGCTGACGGGTCTTAGGAAGAAGGGGTATGCGATCGAGCGCGGCAAGGCCCGGGACAAGACGACCACGGTCTACCGCATCGCCAAGGCCCCAGCCGGCAAGGCGGCGTGA